A single window of Pradoshia eiseniae DNA harbors:
- a CDS encoding PH domain-containing protein: MLKKIASDALGLSDVGTIISKEDYDKTDADDYVMHEDGEQIYFLIKTKADEYCFTNLAVIHVDGESAVSSKRVLKRYPYAQHKISNVMLETAGKIDLDVEIKFTIGNIPFDIDVKKSQIEQLKDLYKALVRISEINYENELALGFSNQSLDRAVQSIQSSRSEEASVFESYKGIAEFTFEWLKTNKAQYSVKDFGDVYEKYINN, encoded by the coding sequence TTGTTAAAGAAGATTGCTTCAGATGCTTTAGGTCTATCAGATGTAGGAACGATTATATCGAAGGAAGATTATGACAAAACAGACGCAGATGACTATGTGATGCATGAAGATGGGGAGCAGATTTACTTCCTCATTAAAACGAAGGCTGATGAATATTGCTTTACTAATCTGGCTGTCATCCATGTGGATGGGGAAAGTGCCGTTTCTTCTAAAAGGGTACTGAAACGCTATCCGTATGCTCAGCATAAGATTTCCAACGTCATGTTAGAGACTGCCGGCAAGATTGACCTCGATGTCGAGATTAAATTCACGATTGGAAATATACCTTTTGATATCGACGTGAAGAAAAGCCAAATCGAACAATTGAAAGACCTGTATAAGGCACTTGTCCGTATTTCTGAGATTAACTATGAAAATGAGCTGGCGCTAGGCTTCTCTAACCAAAGCCTGGACAGGGCTGTCCAGTCTATTCAAAGCTCTCGCTCAGAAGAGGCATCCGTGTTTGAATCCTACAAAGGAATTGCAGAGTTTACCTTCGAATGGCTGAAGACGAATAAAGCTCAATACTCTGTGAAGGACTTTGGCGATGTGTATGAGAAATATATTAATAACTAA
- a CDS encoding NUDIX hydrolase, whose amino-acid sequence MDTTFHTDKGVFNYRTAAVWTHNEHILLHRQAEDSYWALPGGRVRLAEDSKTSLIREMKEELGVDVSIDRLLWFTENFFDYRGTPFHEIGLYYSISSALMPNGFTKDPFYGLEGERLVYQWVAFEELSAKVVYPTFLKEGIFHIPQSTEHIIIHR is encoded by the coding sequence TTGGATACGACTTTTCATACAGATAAAGGGGTCTTTAATTATCGCACGGCTGCTGTTTGGACACATAACGAGCATATACTTTTGCATCGTCAAGCGGAAGACAGCTACTGGGCGCTTCCAGGCGGAAGAGTACGATTGGCAGAGGATTCAAAAACAAGCTTAATTCGGGAAATGAAGGAGGAACTTGGGGTGGATGTATCCATAGACCGTCTTCTGTGGTTTACGGAGAATTTCTTTGATTACCGAGGAACTCCATTCCACGAAATCGGACTCTATTACTCTATTTCATCTGCTCTTATGCCAAATGGCTTCACGAAGGATCCTTTTTATGGGCTTGAAGGCGAACGTCTTGTCTATCAATGGGTTGCCTTTGAAGAGTTATCGGCGAAGGTTGTCTATCCAACATTTCTGAAAGAAGGCATCTTCCATATTCCTCAGTCAACTGAGCATATTATCATACATAGATGA
- a CDS encoding general stress protein — protein sequence MAKIVYGKYDTSEEALQAVNALKYKGADGADITILADKANRIQFTNEEPNNDVDTEAAVGDSFMDKIASFFMVDSTERIEDRLIAKGIRGEEAESLANEVENGKILILVDEAAAGTLQSETDGEMTNNKGLYASRNEMKMRHQEEKQETVGNMSRSDNLSVTDEERLRNTNRNENNDEMWRQGESEDTVGNMSRVDDLSVKGEDRLHQKNMSDNDGALRNTRENKETIGDMSRADNLSVTDEERLRQTNMSDNDDALRNPRENKETIGDMSRSDDLSVAADDRLRDTTMKNHNDTLNRQGENQDTVGNMSRTDNLSVKDNERLRHSDKNENQDNLWREGESEDSVGNMSRADNLSEKDNDQLRDSNLNERDDLDKKRTYPKNRIDTDNL from the coding sequence ATGGCTAAGATTGTTTACGGAAAATATGATACATCAGAAGAAGCCTTGCAGGCGGTAAATGCCCTGAAATACAAAGGTGCGGATGGGGCAGATATTACTATTCTCGCTGATAAAGCCAATCGGATCCAATTCACGAATGAGGAACCAAACAATGATGTGGATACAGAAGCGGCCGTTGGGGACTCCTTCATGGACAAGATAGCGAGCTTTTTCATGGTAGATTCAACGGAGCGAATTGAGGACCGTTTAATTGCTAAGGGAATTCGCGGGGAAGAGGCTGAGAGCCTTGCGAATGAAGTTGAAAATGGGAAAATTCTCATCCTGGTTGATGAAGCAGCAGCTGGCACGCTGCAGTCTGAAACAGATGGTGAGATGACGAATAATAAAGGTTTATACGCATCAAGAAATGAAATGAAGATGCGGCATCAAGAAGAAAAACAAGAGACAGTCGGCAATATGAGCCGTTCGGATAATCTGTCTGTGACGGATGAGGAACGGCTGCGTAACACCAACAGGAATGAAAACAACGATGAAATGTGGCGTCAGGGAGAAAGCGAAGATACAGTTGGCAACATGAGCCGTGTAGATGATCTTTCCGTAAAGGGCGAGGACCGATTACATCAAAAAAATATGAGCGACAATGATGGTGCTTTGAGAAATACGCGTGAAAACAAGGAAACAATTGGAGACATGAGCCGTGCGGATAATCTGTCCGTAACGGATGAGGAACGATTACGTCAAACAAACATGAGCGACAATGATGATGCTTTGAGAAATCCACGTGAAAACAAGGAAACAATTGGAGACATGAGCCGCTCGGATGATCTTTCCGTAGCAGCTGATGACCGATTGCGAGATACTACTATGAAGAACCATAATGATACGTTGAATCGTCAGGGAGAAAATCAAGACACAGTCGGGAATATGAGTCGTACAGATAATCTGTCTGTAAAAGATAATGAGCGATTACGTCATTCTGACAAGAACGAAAATCAGGATAATTTGTGGCGAGAGGGAGAAAGCGAAGACTCAGTCGGCAATATGAGCAGAGCAGACAACCTGTCTGAGAAAGATAATGACCAATTACGTGATTCTAATCTGAATGAACGTGATGATTTAGATAAGAAAAGGACTTATCCGAAAAATCGGATAGATACAGATAATTTGTAA
- a CDS encoding dicarboxylate/amino acid:cation symporter, producing MNLTKKIILGLVLGAVVGITLNIYSPSLFTQLDTYLFGPLGTIFINLIKLLVVPIVLFSIILGVAGLGDPKKLGSIGLKTVTYFLITTALAIMLAMVLATVISPGTKGEFDTSNAEFSANEAPSIAETLLGIIPSNPFEAMVNGDMLQIIFFSALIGFALTALGKKTEGIVKLIEQANEVVMFLVLWVMKLAPYGTFGLIASAVGSQGFDAMKAMGLYMIVVVLALIIHTIVVYGGSILLVAKKNPLWFFKGFAPAMTLGFSTSSSNATLPVSMETAQDNLGVRKEISSFVQPLGATINMDGTAIMQGVATIFIAQVYDVNLSITALITVVITAVLASIGTAGVPGVGLIMLAMVLTSVNLPVEGIGLILGIDRLLDMARTSVNITGDAACAVMIDQQEKRKAAKASSSDTIEA from the coding sequence ATGAACTTAACAAAGAAAATCATTTTAGGTCTTGTGCTGGGAGCTGTAGTTGGTATTACCCTTAATATTTATTCCCCTTCCCTATTTACGCAGCTTGACACGTATCTTTTCGGTCCGCTCGGGACTATCTTCATCAACTTAATTAAATTACTCGTCGTTCCAATCGTCCTCTTTTCCATCATCTTAGGTGTAGCCGGTTTAGGAGATCCAAAAAAGCTTGGAAGCATCGGTCTTAAGACGGTAACCTATTTCTTGATTACAACAGCACTAGCGATTATGCTGGCAATGGTGCTTGCAACCGTCATCTCACCAGGAACAAAAGGAGAGTTCGATACCTCTAATGCAGAGTTCTCAGCTAATGAAGCTCCATCCATTGCAGAAACATTACTAGGCATCATTCCGAGCAATCCATTTGAGGCCATGGTGAATGGAGATATGCTGCAAATCATCTTCTTCTCAGCCTTGATCGGCTTCGCTTTAACGGCTTTAGGAAAGAAAACTGAAGGTATAGTTAAGCTCATTGAGCAAGCGAATGAAGTAGTCATGTTCCTTGTGTTATGGGTCATGAAATTAGCCCCCTATGGAACGTTCGGTCTAATTGCAAGCGCTGTCGGAAGCCAAGGATTCGACGCCATGAAAGCGATGGGGCTGTATATGATTGTTGTTGTGCTAGCGCTTATTATTCATACTATTGTCGTATACGGAGGCAGTATCCTCTTGGTAGCCAAGAAGAATCCGTTGTGGTTCTTTAAAGGATTCGCGCCTGCAATGACACTTGGATTTAGTACATCAAGCAGTAATGCCACCCTTCCTGTTTCTATGGAAACGGCCCAGGATAATCTAGGGGTAAGAAAAGAAATTTCCAGCTTCGTTCAGCCGCTGGGCGCAACCATCAACATGGACGGTACGGCTATCATGCAAGGGGTCGCGACCATCTTCATCGCCCAGGTTTATGATGTTAACTTAAGTATCACTGCTCTCATTACTGTCGTCATCACGGCCGTATTAGCCTCCATCGGAACAGCCGGTGTACCTGGCGTAGGACTGATCATGCTAGCGATGGTATTAACTTCTGTTAATCTTCCAGTAGAAGGAATCGGATTAATTCTTGGGATTGACCGTTTGCTTGATATGGCTAGAACGTCTGTCAATATCACTGGAGACGCAGCATGTGCGGTTATGATTGACCAGCAAGAAAAAAGAAAAGCCGCAAAAGCTTCTTCTTCTGACACGATTGAGGCATAA
- a CDS encoding NADPH-dependent oxidoreductase gives MNEVIRTIQNHRSHRSYLPKEIDERMLEQIIQSVQAAPSWINGQQVSVIAIKDPDRKKKLAALSGNQKYIEEAPVFLIFCIDFYRTYLASQMENTPFVVSENIDTLLVGSTDVGIALGTAVIAAESLGLGTVPIGGIRRNLEDVITELNLPPYVLPISGLCVGYPDGDPGLKPRLPQEAVYHEEIYQQDLKPALENYNTTYQAYLEERSSGKQSGTWTKAVAGFYSKQYYEGIEKALKKQHLPHYK, from the coding sequence ATGAATGAAGTCATACGCACGATCCAAAATCACCGCTCACACCGATCTTATCTTCCAAAAGAGATTGATGAACGTATGCTTGAGCAAATTATCCAATCTGTGCAAGCAGCACCAAGCTGGATTAACGGGCAGCAAGTATCCGTCATTGCGATTAAAGACCCTGATCGCAAAAAGAAGCTGGCTGCCCTCAGCGGCAATCAGAAGTATATTGAAGAAGCCCCAGTATTTCTTATTTTCTGTATCGATTTCTATCGAACTTATTTAGCAAGCCAAATGGAGAATACCCCATTTGTAGTGAGCGAAAATATAGATACGCTGCTTGTCGGCAGTACAGATGTTGGCATTGCTTTAGGTACAGCTGTCATAGCCGCTGAATCACTCGGCTTAGGCACTGTTCCAATCGGCGGAATTAGACGCAATCTTGAAGATGTCATTACTGAACTGAATCTTCCGCCATATGTTCTCCCGATATCTGGATTATGTGTCGGTTATCCGGATGGGGACCCGGGCCTAAAGCCGCGCCTCCCTCAAGAAGCGGTCTATCATGAAGAAATTTACCAACAGGATTTAAAGCCGGCCCTCGAAAATTACAATACAACTTACCAGGCTTATCTGGAGGAAAGGTCTTCCGGGAAACAAAGCGGGACCTGGACAAAAGCTGTAGCGGGCTTCTACAGCAAGCAATATTATGAGGGCATTGAAAAGGCTCTCAAAAAACAGCATTTGCCACATTACAAATGA